The Thalassotalea agarivorans region AAAGAGCTGGCAGGGCAAAAAGGTCAAGGATATAAAATGAGGGTCATTTTGCAGTACAAAGGCAGTCAATATATTGCTGAATTTCAAACGCAAACAGCGCAATAAGGCGATGTAAATGTTTCCCAACTGGCAACTCGGGTTATTAAGTCTAAGTTACATTGGTCTTTTGTTTGTTATTGCCTATTTAGGTGACAAATACAAACACACTTATTCCAAGAACAAGCAAGCGATCATTTATGCACTATCGCTTGGCGTGTATTGCACCTCTTGGAGCTTTATGGGCACAACTGCACAAGCGGCCGAAAGCGTTGTTTCTCATATTCCTATCTACCTCGGTCCCATTTTACTATTCATCTTTGCTTGGCCCTTTATTCAGCGCATTATTCGCGTCAGCTTAAAGCTTAACCTTACCTCTATCGCCGATTTACTAGCGGCACGATTTGGAAAGTCGCACAATCTCGCTATTTTGGTGACGCTAGTCGCCCTTATTGGCACCATGCCTTATATCGCCTTGCAGTTAAAAGCGATCGTTTATTCCTTTCAACAGCTTGAAGCTCAGCCTTCAGGCGAAACTTGGTTTTTTGGCTTAGTGGTCAGCATTATTTTGGCAGGCTTTACCATTGTTTTTGGTATTCGCAATATCGACGTAACAGAGAGGCACCCTGGTGTTGTCCTCGCCATCGCCTTTGAATCTTTAGTTAAAATCGTATCGTTTATCGCTGTCGGCATCTTTGCGACTTTATTTTTGATGGATTCTCCGGCCAACTTATTTGAAACACAAAACATTTCTGAGCAACTGCAAGCGCAATGGCAAGGACCGCAATTACTTAGCATGCTTGCGATGTTGATTATTGTAATGGCAGCATTCTTGTCCCTGCCGAGACAATTCCAGGTTATGGTGGTAGAGCTTAAAAATGAAAAAGACACCCATTTAAGCCGCAAAGTCTTTCCCCTTTATTTGCTCGTATTTGCCGTTTTCGCCATTCCGTTGGGCTTAGCTGGGAATCACTTTTTAGGTACTAGCGTGCCAAGCGATGCCTACGTACTGCATTTGCCGATGTACGGTGAAAAACCTTGGCTTGCCTTGTTTACTTTCCTTGGCGCCATTTCAGCAGCTAGCTCTATGGTGATCATTTCCGCGATTGCACTGAGCACCATGCTAAGCAATGAAATATTGTTCCCGGCAATGTTTCGCTCGAAAAAACAAACCAGTAATTACGAAGCATTCAGATCCCATTTACTTAATGTACGTAAAGGGCTTGTCGCATTAGTTATCGCCCTGGGGTATGTGTTTTTCTTACTTGCTTCGCCCGACACGTTAGCATCGTTAGGAGAAGTCGCCTTTGGTGCGTTCGCCCAGTTAACGCCAGCACTTATCGCCGCATTTTACTGGCGAAGGGCCAGTTTGATGGGTGTCTATGGCGGTATATTAGTAGGCTCAATGTGTTGGTTACTGCTTAACTTCTTACCGCAATTTGGTTTGTACCAACAACCTCTTGAAAGTGCGCTGTTGCCTGATAAAACCTTCGCCACCATCGTCAGCCTGAGCGCTAACATTTTCGTACTATGGGCCCTATCTTTGATCAGTCGACAATCTGTGCAAGAACGCATTCAAGCATCGCTTTTCTTAGAATGGAAAAACAAACCAACCTACAACCAAGGTAAACGCCGCGTTGTTGATATTGGCGAATTAGAAGCGCTTATTGCCCGTTTTGTCGGTAGTAATAAAGCCAAAGCAAGCTTATTAAATTTTGCCCAGCAAAACGCACATTTGAGTGCGTCAGAATTAAACCAACAATTGCTTGAACATACAGAAAATACCCTTGCTAGTGTCATGGGCTCGTCATCGGCACGTCTGGTGTTGTCTTCGGCGGTAGAAGGCAGAGACATAGTACTAGACGAAATAGCGTTGCTAGTAGAAGAAGCTTCAAATCAGAAACAAGCATTTAGCCAAACGCTACTGCAAAGCGCTATCGAAAATGCCTCAGAAGGTATTTCGATTGTCGATGAGCAATTAAATTTAGTCGCGTGGAACAAAAAATACCTAGAGCTATTTGACTATCCAAATGAGCTTATTTATATCGGCTGCCCAATAGAAAAGTTGATTCGCTATAACGTTGAAAGTGGTCTCTGTGGTCCGGGTGATGTTGAAGCACAAATAGCGAAGCGACTAAATTATTTAAAGCAAGGCAGTCCGCACAGCTCAGAGCGTCAGCATGGTACCGATAAGGTTATCCGTATTGAAGGTAATCCACTACCTGACGGTGGTTTTGTTATGTTGTTTTCTGATATTACCGCTTATCGTCAGGCAGAAGAAGTTTTACAAGAAGCCAATCAAGACTTGGAAACGCGTGTACTCGAGCGTACCCAAAAACTTGCAAAAGCGAATGAAGAATTAGCGGAAGCTCGCTTAAAGGCTGAGCAGTCTCACTTGAAAAAAAGCCAATACCTCAAAGCTTGTAGCCACGATTTAATGCAACCACTTGAGGCGGCAAGGTTGTTTACTTCTGCGCTTACACAGCAAAACAATTTAAATGATGATCAGCTTCGTATCGTCGACAACCTAAAACGTTCTCTCTCGGTTGCTAGTGGCTTGTTATCTGATTTAGGCGAAATTGCGCGTATTGAAAGTGGCAATATAACCCCTGTGATCACCGCTGTAGATTTATACCGATTGTTTGAAGAATTAGAAAACGAATTCTCGGCAACAGCTACTGAGCTTGGCGTAGAGTTTCGTGTCGTTAAAAAGCAACTGTGGGTAGCATCTGACGTTAAACTGCTTAGACGTATATTGCAAAACCTGATTGGCAACGCGTTTCGATACGCTAGCCCTGGCAAAGTGTTGCTGGGCGTGAAAGAAATCAATAAACAGGTCCATATTCATGTACTCGATAATGGGCCAGGGATCCCAGTTGAAAAACAAGCACTTGTATTTGAGCAGTTTACCCAACTCGATAGAGACGGTGGCCAACAAGGCAAAGGGCTGGGGCTAGGCTTGAATATTACGCAAAGTTTAAGTGCGCTGCTTGGTCATCAATTAGGATTAAAATCGCAGTCAGACGAAGGCTGTAAGTTTACTATTAGCTTGGCACAAGCAGAGGCCGAACCTAAACAAGAAACGCCTAGCGTAAGCACACCGTCGAGCTTTAATGGCATAACGGTGCTATGTATCGATAACGATCCAGACGTACTAGAAGGCATGTCTGAATTACTCAATGCTTGGCAGTGTAATGTATTAATAGCAGACAGTTTTGAACATGCGAAAACTTTATTTGAACGTCATGCCAGTGACATTGAGATTTTGCTGGTGGACTATCAACTCAATAATAACTTGGATGGCCTCACCTTAATAAGTGAGCTCCGCGATGCCGTGAATCACTATCTTCCTGCAATATTAATAACGGCGACAACCGAAGAAGGTATAGATCAAAAAGCAGAAGAAATGGATGTAGGGTTTATGCGAAAAATGGTGAAACCCGCCGCGTTAAGAGCCATGATAAGCGCGATGCTAGCGAAACGCCTACACGATAAATTTAGCTAAAATACATTGATGTTGCAGAGAGCTATCAAGAAACGTCACCTGCTTCGCCAACTTCAAGTTGACTAATTGCAATCACCGCTTGTGTGCGATTGCGGACATTTAGTTTTCTAAAAATCGCAGTAGCGTGAGCTTTGATAGTTGCTTCAGACACGTTTAAGTCGTAGGCGATTTGCTTATTAAGCAGCCCCTGAGCAAACATCATTAATATCTTATATTGCTGCTGTGTTAACGAGGCAACACGTTCAGCGATTTCAGCATGGCCTGCATCCATTGACTGGTTTTGGTAGTTTTTGGGTAGCCACACATCACCCATTAAAATCGAATTAATTGCAGAGATAATGTCTTCAACTGGTGTTGATTTTGGCACATAACCAGCGGCGCCATAAGAAACAGCTTGTGAAATAGTGTCATTGTCTTCATGGGCTGACACCACAACAACAGGAATTTGCGGAAAATGATTGCGTACGTAGATTAGCGTACTAAAACCGTGAGCACCCGGAATGTTGAGATCAAGCAGCAGTAAATCGGCATCACTGTTGCTTTGTAATAAAGCTTCAAGCGCAGGAATCGTTTGCGCTTCTAGCCAGCTTGTTTGTGAAAATTGCGGCTTAAGTGCGCCAAGTAATGCCTGACGAAACAAGGGATGGTCGTCTGCTATTATAATTTTTTCGGGCTGAAACATAGCGGTAATTCCACAAAAATCCTAGGGTTATCTTATCGAATAACCCCAGGAATACAATAGCTTACTTTTCAGGGGTATTAGCAAGCGTTGCAATCAACAATTGCCAGTATTGCTCGACTGTTGCTATCTCTACCTTTTCATCCGGTGAATGTGGGAATTTGATGGTCGGCCCAAACGATACCATGTCCCAATGAGGATAAGCCGTTTTAAACAAACCACATTCTAAACCAGCGTGAATCACCATTACTTCTGGAATCTTACCGAACAAAGATTGATAGGTATCGCGCACCGTATTCATGATGGCTGAATCTGTATCTGGTTTCCAACCCGGGTAAGCGCCCGAAAAGGTCATCGTAGCACCTGCCAAGTCAAATACAGATTGCACCTGCTCTTGCGCCGACAAGCGGCCATCGTCATGCAAGCTGCGAATTAAAGTTAAAGCAACAAATTTATTGCCCTTGCAACGCATAACGCCCAAGTTTAACGACGTTTCTACGATGCCTTCAATATCATCACTCATGCGAAGTACGCCATTAGGGCATGCGTTTAAACCGTTAAGAATATTGCTTTGGATGTCTGCCTGCCAACAATGGTCAAAGGTTTCAGGTGAAATCAATAACATCGTCAGGTCATTTTCGATAACAGCCAGATTCTGCTGTATTTGCGCAAGATGCTTCGCTACCGCTGCTTTTACAGCATCAACATGCTCTGGTGCGACAACAAAACTTGCATTAGCTTCTCGCGGAATGGCATTGCGTAAACTGCCGCCATTAAGCTCAGTTAAGCGTATACCAAATTGGTGGCTAAGCTGTGTTAAACAGCGCACCAGTAATTTACACGCGTTCGCTCTGCCGGTATGGATATCAACGCCAGAATGGCCGCCTTTTAAACCCGAAATAGATAAATTGAATGATTGCCAAGTCGCGGGGACATCGTCAAAAGCTAGCGCAAAGCTCGCTTCACCATCGATACCACCTGCGCAGCCCATGTAGACTTCGCCTTCTTGCTCAGAGTCGGTATTAATTAAAATATCACCCTCTAACCAACCAGCTTCTAGTCCAAAGGCGCCAGACATGCCTGCTTCTT contains the following coding sequences:
- a CDS encoding hybrid sensor histidine kinase/response regulator translates to MFPNWQLGLLSLSYIGLLFVIAYLGDKYKHTYSKNKQAIIYALSLGVYCTSWSFMGTTAQAAESVVSHIPIYLGPILLFIFAWPFIQRIIRVSLKLNLTSIADLLAARFGKSHNLAILVTLVALIGTMPYIALQLKAIVYSFQQLEAQPSGETWFFGLVVSIILAGFTIVFGIRNIDVTERHPGVVLAIAFESLVKIVSFIAVGIFATLFLMDSPANLFETQNISEQLQAQWQGPQLLSMLAMLIIVMAAFLSLPRQFQVMVVELKNEKDTHLSRKVFPLYLLVFAVFAIPLGLAGNHFLGTSVPSDAYVLHLPMYGEKPWLALFTFLGAISAASSMVIISAIALSTMLSNEILFPAMFRSKKQTSNYEAFRSHLLNVRKGLVALVIALGYVFFLLASPDTLASLGEVAFGAFAQLTPALIAAFYWRRASLMGVYGGILVGSMCWLLLNFLPQFGLYQQPLESALLPDKTFATIVSLSANIFVLWALSLISRQSVQERIQASLFLEWKNKPTYNQGKRRVVDIGELEALIARFVGSNKAKASLLNFAQQNAHLSASELNQQLLEHTENTLASVMGSSSARLVLSSAVEGRDIVLDEIALLVEEASNQKQAFSQTLLQSAIENASEGISIVDEQLNLVAWNKKYLELFDYPNELIYIGCPIEKLIRYNVESGLCGPGDVEAQIAKRLNYLKQGSPHSSERQHGTDKVIRIEGNPLPDGGFVMLFSDITAYRQAEEVLQEANQDLETRVLERTQKLAKANEELAEARLKAEQSHLKKSQYLKACSHDLMQPLEAARLFTSALTQQNNLNDDQLRIVDNLKRSLSVASGLLSDLGEIARIESGNITPVITAVDLYRLFEELENEFSATATELGVEFRVVKKQLWVASDVKLLRRILQNLIGNAFRYASPGKVLLGVKEINKQVHIHVLDNGPGIPVEKQALVFEQFTQLDRDGGQQGKGLGLGLNITQSLSALLGHQLGLKSQSDEGCKFTISLAQAEAEPKQETPSVSTPSSFNGITVLCIDNDPDVLEGMSELLNAWQCNVLIADSFEHAKTLFERHASDIEILLVDYQLNNNLDGLTLISELRDAVNHYLPAILITATTEEGIDQKAEEMDVGFMRKMVKPAALRAMISAMLAKRLHDKFS
- a CDS encoding response regulator transcription factor; this encodes MFQPEKIIIADDHPLFRQALLGALKPQFSQTSWLEAQTIPALEALLQSNSDADLLLLDLNIPGAHGFSTLIYVRNHFPQIPVVVVSAHEDNDTISQAVSYGAAGYVPKSTPVEDIISAINSILMGDVWLPKNYQNQSMDAGHAEIAERVASLTQQQYKILMMFAQGLLNKQIAYDLNVSEATIKAHATAIFRKLNVRNRTQAVIAISQLEVGEAGDVS
- a CDS encoding aminoacyl-histidine dipeptidase; this translates as MATLSELAPNKLWQLFEHICSIPHPSKHEQKISAWIQSWAKAQGLSVKEDSVGNLFIKKPATPGMESRKGVILQAHMDMVPQKNNDTAHDFLTDPIKPYIDGEWVTAEGTTLGADNGIGLASALAVLASDDVPHGPLEVLVTIDEEAGMSGAFGLEAGWLEGDILINTDSEQEGEVYMGCAGGIDGEASFALAFDDVPATWQSFNLSISGLKGGHSGVDIHTGRANACKLLVRCLTQLSHQFGIRLTELNGGSLRNAIPREANASFVVAPEHVDAVKAAVAKHLAQIQQNLAVIENDLTMLLISPETFDHCWQADIQSNILNGLNACPNGVLRMSDDIEGIVETSLNLGVMRCKGNKFVALTLIRSLHDDGRLSAQEQVQSVFDLAGATMTFSGAYPGWKPDTDSAIMNTVRDTYQSLFGKIPEVMVIHAGLECGLFKTAYPHWDMVSFGPTIKFPHSPDEKVEIATVEQYWQLLIATLANTPEK